The DNA sequence CCCGGGACTCCGGCGGGCGGCGCAACTACAGCGACGACGACCTGGGCTGGCTCGTGTTCCTGACCCGCCTGCGCACCACCGGCATGCCCATTCGCATGATGCGCGAGTACGCGCAGCTCCGGCACCGCGGCGCGGCCACCGCGGGCAGGCGCAAGCAGATGCTGTTCGAGCACCGCGCCTCCGTCCGCGCGCGCATCGCCGAGCTCCAGTCGTGCCTGGAGGTGCTCGACTACAAGATCACGCACTACGAGCAGATCGAGCACACGTTCATCGAGGGGATCACCGCGTGAGATCGTTGGGGGAGCTGCGGGTCGGCGCACAGGGCCTGGGCTGCATGGGCATGAGCCAGTCCTACGGCGTCGGGGACGAGGCCGAGTCGATCGCCACCATCCACCGGGCGCTCGACCTGGGCGTCACGCTCCTGGACACCGCGGACGTCTACGGCGGCGTCACCCGTCCGGGCACGGCCGACGCGAGCGGCGTGGGCGCGAACGAGGAGCTGGTGGGCCGGGCGGTCGAGGGCCGCCGCGACGAGGTCGTGCTCGCGACCAAGTTCGGGCTCGCCGACCCCGACCGCAGGCCGCGCGGCGACGCGGCCTACGTGAAGCAGGCCGCGGAGGCGTCGTTGCGCCGCCTGCGCACCGATCACATCGACCTCTACTACCAGCACCGCGTCGACCCGGACGTGCCGATCGAGGAGACCGTGGGCGCGATGGCCGAGCTGGTCGCCGAGGGCAAGGTCCGGTACATCGGCCTGTCCGAGGCGGGCGCGGAGACGATCCGGCGGGCGCACGCCGTGCACCCGAT is a window from the Saccharothrix saharensis genome containing:
- a CDS encoding MerR family transcriptional regulator, with translation MTYSIAQAAERSGLSIDTLRYYERIGLVDPPARDSGGRRNYSDDDLGWLVFLTRLRTTGMPIRMMREYAQLRHRGAATAGRRKQMLFEHRASVRARIAELQSCLEVLDYKITHYEQIEHTFIEGITA
- a CDS encoding aldo/keto reductase yields the protein MGMSQSYGVGDEAESIATIHRALDLGVTLLDTADVYGGVTRPGTADASGVGANEELVGRAVEGRRDEVVLATKFGLADPDRRPRGDAAYVKQAAEASLRRLRTDHIDLYYQHRVDPDVPIEETVGAMAELVAEGKVRYIGLSEAGAETIRRAHAVHPIAALQSEWSLWTRDIEAEIAPTCRELGIGIVPFSPLGRGFLTGRLTSVADLGEDDARRTMPRFAEENFARNTAIVDALRALAADRGVTPGQLALAWVHHQGEDVVPIPGTKRVRYLEENVAAADLELGAEELRAIEAAAPAVAGERYPAEFLKLSNR